One Bermanella sp. WJH001 genomic region harbors:
- a CDS encoding YicC/YloC family endoribonuclease yields the protein MHSMTAFARTDLQTDTGSFTWEIRSVNSRYLELHFRLPETLRAVESQVREVLRKSLNRGKVECSLKFTHQVLSQGMNVNETLVSQLNAAADHVHSIIGPGNALDALEILKWPGVLMQPALDSQAIEQDALQAFEVTLTQLIEMREREGAALAQFISQRIDGIAEQVAKVKALLPQILQAQREALLNKLADLKQQVDPDRFEQEMVIVLQKADVDEELDRLDAHLDEVARILKHKGAVGRRLDFMMQELNREANTLSSKSISHLTTQIAVELKVLIEQMREQVQNIE from the coding sequence ATGCACAGCATGACCGCGTTTGCGCGTACGGATTTGCAAACCGACACAGGCAGTTTTACTTGGGAAATTCGTTCGGTTAATTCCCGTTATCTAGAATTACACTTTCGTTTGCCAGAGACCCTTCGGGCAGTAGAGTCACAGGTGCGTGAAGTTCTGCGTAAAAGTCTTAATCGTGGCAAGGTAGAGTGCAGTTTAAAATTCACCCATCAGGTTCTCTCGCAAGGCATGAATGTGAATGAAACACTGGTGAGCCAGTTGAATGCCGCCGCCGATCATGTGCACAGTATTATTGGCCCAGGCAACGCATTGGATGCCCTTGAGATTTTAAAGTGGCCAGGGGTGTTAATGCAGCCAGCGCTTGATAGTCAGGCCATTGAGCAAGACGCCCTGCAAGCGTTTGAGGTAACACTGACCCAGTTAATCGAAATGCGTGAACGTGAAGGGGCCGCGCTTGCGCAATTTATTAGCCAGCGTATTGATGGCATTGCTGAGCAAGTCGCCAAGGTTAAAGCCCTATTGCCACAAATTCTCCAGGCTCAACGTGAGGCACTGCTCAACAAGCTGGCAGACTTAAAGCAGCAGGTTGACCCAGACCGCTTTGAGCAGGAAATGGTGATTGTTTTACAAAAAGCCGATGTGGATGAAGAGCTGGATCGTTTGGATGCTCACCTTGATGAAGTGGCCCGTATTCTAAAACACAAAGGTGCGGTAGGGCGTCGTTTAGATTTTATGATGCAAGAGCTTAACCGTGAGGCAAATACCTTGTCGTCAAAATCCATTTCTCACCTCACCACCCAAATAGCTGTTGAGCTTAAGGTGCTTATCGAGCAGATGCGCGAGCAAGTACAAAACATCGAATAA
- the rph gene encoding ribonuclease PH, which translates to MRPSGRALDQLREVKITRNFTKHAEGSVLVEFGDTKVICTASVETRVPGFLRGQGQGWVTAEYGMLPRSTGSRMMREAAKGKQAGRTVEISRLIGRSLRAAIDLEALGENSITIDCDVIQADGGTRTASITGACVALVDAINHMIENSQLKKNPMKYMIGAVSVGVYNGEAVLDLDYAEDSNAETDLNVIMADNGGFIEIQGTAEGEPFQPNELNAMLDLAKKGIAELTQIQQAALAQ; encoded by the coding sequence ATGAGACCAAGCGGACGCGCCCTAGATCAACTACGCGAAGTGAAAATCACCCGTAACTTCACCAAGCACGCTGAAGGTTCGGTTTTGGTTGAATTTGGTGATACCAAGGTTATCTGCACTGCCAGTGTAGAAACCCGTGTACCTGGCTTTTTACGTGGCCAAGGCCAAGGCTGGGTAACCGCTGAATACGGCATGCTGCCACGCTCTACCGGTTCTCGCATGATGCGTGAAGCGGCTAAAGGCAAACAAGCCGGTCGTACCGTTGAGATCAGCCGTTTAATTGGCCGCTCTTTACGTGCCGCCATTGATCTTGAAGCCCTTGGCGAAAACAGCATCACCATCGACTGTGATGTGATCCAAGCTGACGGCGGTACCCGTACTGCTTCTATTACTGGTGCTTGCGTGGCTCTTGTGGATGCCATCAACCACATGATTGAAAACAGTCAGCTTAAAAAGAACCCAATGAAATATATGATTGGCGCCGTATCTGTAGGTGTTTACAACGGTGAAGCCGTACTAGACTTAGATTACGCAGAAGACAGCAATGCCGAAACCGACCTTAACGTGATCATGGCTGATAACGGTGGTTTCATTGAGATTCAAGGTACTGCTGAAGGTGAGCCGTTCCAGCCAAACGAACTAAACGCCATGCTCGATCTTGCTAAAAAAGGCATTGCCGAACTCACTCAAATTCAGCAAGCTGCGTTAGCACAATAA
- a CDS encoding YggT family protein: MESAPAQIGLLLVNAAAGFFLFVVLLRFLLQAARADFYNPISQFVVKATNPLIIPLRKVIPGFAGFDWAAIVLLVLVQCLAISLSLLIAGYGLPIASIGVWALLGTCGLFLKLYFWGLLIMVISSWLAPQSYNPALLLLRQIMEPVMAPIRKILPDMGGFDISPIVLFLSINVFEILLISFARQAGAPGFIIGL; this comes from the coding sequence ATGGAATCAGCGCCAGCGCAAATTGGTTTATTACTGGTCAATGCTGCGGCAGGGTTTTTCTTATTTGTGGTGCTATTGCGCTTTTTATTACAAGCTGCACGTGCCGACTTTTACAACCCAATTAGTCAGTTTGTGGTAAAAGCCACCAACCCTTTGATTATTCCTTTACGCAAAGTCATCCCTGGTTTTGCAGGCTTTGATTGGGCTGCCATAGTATTGCTGGTCCTCGTTCAGTGCTTGGCCATTTCGTTAAGCCTACTCATTGCGGGTTACGGCTTACCCATCGCCAGCATTGGTGTTTGGGCGTTATTAGGCACGTGTGGATTGTTTCTTAAGCTTTATTTTTGGGGACTGCTAATCATGGTGATTTCCAGTTGGTTAGCCCCTCAAAGTTACAACCCTGCACTGTTACTACTGCGCCAAATAATGGAGCCAGTTATGGCACCCATTCGTAAAATATTACCGGATATGGGCGGCTTTGATATTAGCCCTATCGTATTATTTCTAAGCATTAATGTGTTCGAAATATTGCTGATCTCTTTTGCTCGCCAAGCGGGAGCACCCGGTTTTATTATCGGCCTTTAA
- a CDS encoding homoserine O-acetyltransferase, translating to MPQEMPANSVGVVTPQIAIFDQPLELRSGKILERYELMYETYGQLNADKTNAVLICHALSGHHHAAGYHSKDDKKPGWWDSCIGPGKAIDTNKFFVIALNNLGGCHGSTGPTSINPETNEPYGSDFPMVRVRDWVESQARLADRLGIEKFAAVVGGSLGGMQALRWSIQYPERLHNSVVIASAPKLSAQNIAFNEVARNAIMSDPEFHDGHYLKHNTLPKSGLMQARMLAHLTYLSDDAMGEKFGRDMKADEVRYDYSPEFEVESYLHYQGKKFSTTFDANTYLLMTKALDYFDPSQYYENDLAKCLSHAQCKFLVVSFTTDWRFSPERSEEIVDALIEADKEVSYARIESEKGHDAFLIPIPRYVALFSAYMERIAKELAL from the coding sequence ATGCCGCAAGAAATGCCTGCCAATTCAGTTGGCGTAGTCACGCCTCAAATTGCAATCTTTGATCAACCGTTAGAACTGCGCAGCGGTAAAATACTCGAGCGCTACGAGCTCATGTATGAAACCTATGGCCAATTAAACGCTGACAAAACCAACGCTGTGTTAATTTGCCATGCACTGAGTGGTCACCATCATGCGGCGGGTTATCACAGCAAAGACGATAAAAAACCCGGCTGGTGGGATAGCTGCATTGGCCCAGGCAAAGCCATTGATACCAATAAGTTTTTTGTCATCGCCCTTAATAATCTTGGCGGTTGTCACGGCAGCACAGGACCAACCTCTATTAACCCAGAAACTAACGAGCCTTATGGCAGTGATTTCCCAATGGTGCGTGTGCGCGATTGGGTTGAAAGCCAAGCTCGCTTAGCGGACCGTTTAGGCATTGAAAAGTTTGCTGCGGTTGTGGGCGGCAGTTTAGGTGGCATGCAAGCTCTGCGTTGGTCAATTCAATACCCTGAGCGTTTACACAATAGTGTGGTGATTGCCTCTGCGCCTAAGCTATCCGCACAAAACATTGCGTTTAACGAAGTGGCCCGTAACGCTATTATGAGTGATCCTGAGTTTCATGATGGTCACTATCTTAAACATAACACCCTGCCCAAAAGTGGCTTGATGCAAGCGCGCATGCTTGCTCACTTAACCTATTTAAGTGATGACGCCATGGGTGAAAAATTCGGCCGTGATATGAAAGCCGATGAAGTACGTTACGACTACTCACCAGAATTTGAAGTCGAAAGTTATTTGCATTACCAAGGCAAAAAGTTTTCAACTACATTTGATGCCAATACTTATTTGCTCATGACCAAAGCATTGGATTATTTTGACCCGTCACAATATTACGAAAATGATTTAGCTAAATGTTTAAGTCATGCTCAGTGCAAATTTTTAGTGGTGAGTTTCACTACGGACTGGCGCTTTAGTCCTGAGCGCAGCGAAGAAATTGTTGATGCCTTAATCGAAGCGGATAAAGAAGTCAGCTACGCGCGCATCGAATCTGAAAAAGGCCACGATGCCTTTTTGATTCCAATCCCAAGATACGTGGCACTATTTAGTGCCTACATGGAGCGCATTGCTAAGGAGCTAGCGCTATGA
- the metW gene encoding methionine biosynthesis protein MetW, producing the protein MNQHTQTDLRSDLNIIQNWIKPNSQVLDLGCGHGDLLAFLKSEKKCQGYGLEINPDCIVSCVTKGLSVIEHDLNHGLKHFKDGGVDTVVMTQALQAVRRPDVLLDDMLRVGKEAIITFPNFGYWRTRFYLMTKGAMPMSKTLPYNWYDTPNIHMCTFHDFENLCREKNLTILDRTVVDSSHKESLSTRLWPNLLGEIAMYRVTR; encoded by the coding sequence ATGAACCAACACACACAAACTGACTTGCGCAGCGATTTAAACATCATCCAAAACTGGATTAAACCCAATAGCCAAGTACTCGATCTTGGTTGTGGTCATGGGGATTTACTCGCGTTTTTAAAATCCGAAAAAAAATGCCAAGGTTATGGTTTAGAAATCAACCCTGATTGCATCGTTAGCTGTGTCACAAAAGGCTTAAGCGTGATCGAACACGACCTTAACCACGGCTTAAAACATTTTAAAGATGGCGGTGTCGATACCGTCGTAATGACCCAAGCATTACAAGCAGTACGTCGCCCAGATGTATTGCTCGACGACATGTTACGCGTAGGTAAAGAAGCCATTATTACCTTTCCTAATTTTGGTTACTGGCGCACACGTTTTTATCTGATGACAAAAGGCGCTATGCCCATGTCAAAAACGTTACCGTACAACTGGTACGACACACCTAATATTCACATGTGTACCTTTCATGATTTTGAAAATTTATGTCGTGAAAAGAATCTCACCATTCTTGATCGTACCGTTGTGGACAGCAGCCACAAAGAATCGCTATCTACGCGTTTATGGCCTAACCTTTTAGGTGAAATTGCAATGTATCGCGTAACCCGCTAG
- a CDS encoding DUF4426 domain-containing protein, with the protein MRLFITSVLLLLSSLSLADIQGEQKQVFGDYEVHFMGLTSSELDKDVAKLYGITRSRNIGFLNISVLKKGESALPVAWNAKIEGTMSNLIGQSQALSFTRVQETSALYFYSTFDFYDQDMYRFHLKVTPDGMSRAYDVKFSQRFYRGE; encoded by the coding sequence ATGCGTTTATTCATTACAAGCGTTTTATTATTACTTTCAAGCCTAAGCTTGGCTGATATCCAAGGGGAACAAAAACAAGTCTTTGGTGACTATGAGGTTCATTTTATGGGCCTCACCAGCAGCGAACTCGATAAAGACGTGGCTAAACTTTATGGCATCACCCGAAGCCGTAATATTGGTTTTTTAAATATTAGTGTACTAAAAAAGGGCGAATCCGCCCTGCCAGTTGCTTGGAATGCAAAAATTGAAGGCACCATGTCCAACTTAATTGGCCAAAGCCAAGCGCTTAGTTTTACTCGCGTGCAAGAAACCAGCGCTCTGTATTTTTACAGCACTTTTGATTTTTATGATCAAGATATGTATCGCTTTCATTTAAAAGTCACACCAGACGGCATGAGCCGAGCTTATGATGTGAAATTCTCGCAACGCTTTTATCGGGGAGAGTAA
- the rdgB gene encoding RdgB/HAM1 family non-canonical purine NTP pyrophosphatase, which translates to MSKQQIVLASGNKGKLAELQNALDTFDVELIAQSEFDVTDADETGLSFIENAILKARHASLATGLPALADDSGLEVDALDGAPGIYSARYSIMDGEAGPASDEKNNQKLLTALKDVQPENRTARFHCVLAFVRHAKDPNPLICQGAWEGEIKTALDGEGGFGYDPLFFIKELNCTSAQLSKEEKNKISHRGQAIAQLKQIFRL; encoded by the coding sequence ATGTCTAAACAACAAATCGTTCTTGCCAGTGGCAACAAAGGCAAATTAGCCGAATTACAAAATGCGCTTGATACGTTTGATGTTGAGCTAATCGCCCAAAGTGAATTTGATGTAACGGATGCAGATGAAACCGGTTTAAGTTTCATCGAAAATGCCATTTTAAAAGCACGTCACGCAAGCCTCGCTACTGGGTTGCCTGCTCTTGCTGATGACAGCGGTTTAGAAGTGGATGCCCTTGACGGTGCCCCTGGTATTTACAGTGCACGTTACAGCATTATGGATGGCGAAGCCGGCCCTGCCAGCGACGAAAAGAACAATCAAAAACTATTAACCGCATTAAAAGATGTGCAGCCAGAAAATCGTACTGCTCGCTTTCATTGTGTATTGGCGTTTGTTCGCCATGCTAAAGACCCCAACCCATTAATTTGCCAAGGTGCTTGGGAAGGTGAAATCAAAACCGCTCTTGATGGCGAAGGGGGTTTTGGTTATGACCCATTATTTTTTATTAAAGAACTTAACTGCACCTCAGCACAGCTAAGCAAAGAAGAGAAAAATAAAATCAGCCATCGCGGTCAAGCCATTGCACAATTAAAACAGATCTTTCGTTTATAA
- the hemW gene encoding radical SAM family heme chaperone HemW — MTPVNHSETLMVLPPLSLYIHVPWCVRKCPYCDFNSHKADATLPEKEYVCALLDDLDIDLAWLQQQGIESRPIQSIFIGGGTPSLLSVAAYEELFSGLKKRLQFVDDIEITMEANPGTFEAEKFKGYRELGINRLSIGIQSFQDHQLKHLGRIHSGQEAINAVNMAKAAGFDNFNLDFMHGLPDQTLEDALADLQQGIDLKPTHLSWYQLTIEPNTEFFKRPPVLPQDETLWAIQEAGQQLLADNGYDQYEISAYAKQGKQAKHNLNYWQFGDYLGIGAGAHGKLTIPHADINQSKIYRTAKTRLPKDYLNLAKRFLVNQDNIEVADRDLEFLMNGLRLYHGVDKSLFSKRTGLSYAQIENKVEELVKQGLLEASEKLKTTTQGQLFLNELLEKFL; from the coding sequence ATGACGCCAGTTAATCACAGTGAAACGTTAATGGTTTTACCACCACTCTCACTCTATATACATGTGCCTTGGTGTGTGCGTAAATGCCCGTACTGTGATTTTAATAGTCACAAAGCAGATGCAACGCTGCCTGAAAAAGAATACGTTTGTGCGCTACTTGATGATTTAGATATTGACCTTGCGTGGTTACAACAACAAGGCATTGAGTCTCGCCCCATTCAAAGTATTTTTATTGGCGGTGGCACGCCATCACTTTTAAGTGTAGCGGCATATGAAGAATTATTTTCTGGTTTAAAAAAGCGTTTACAATTTGTAGATGATATTGAAATCACAATGGAAGCGAACCCTGGCACTTTTGAAGCTGAAAAATTTAAGGGTTATAGAGAGCTAGGCATTAACCGTTTATCTATTGGCATTCAAAGTTTTCAAGATCACCAGCTTAAACATTTAGGGCGCATTCATTCTGGCCAAGAAGCCATTAACGCCGTTAACATGGCAAAAGCCGCTGGTTTTGATAATTTTAACTTGGATTTTATGCATGGTTTGCCAGATCAAACCCTAGAAGATGCCCTTGCCGACTTACAACAAGGCATTGACCTTAAGCCAACTCATTTAAGCTGGTATCAACTAACCATTGAACCCAATACCGAATTTTTTAAACGCCCACCCGTATTACCACAAGATGAAACCCTATGGGCTATTCAAGAAGCAGGGCAACAACTATTAGCCGACAATGGTTATGATCAATACGAAATTTCAGCCTATGCTAAACAAGGCAAGCAGGCCAAACACAATTTAAATTATTGGCAGTTTGGAGATTATTTGGGCATTGGGGCCGGTGCTCATGGTAAGTTAACCATTCCTCACGCTGATATAAACCAAAGTAAAATTTACCGCACCGCTAAAACCCGTTTGCCAAAAGATTATTTGAACTTAGCAAAACGGTTTTTAGTTAACCAAGATAATATTGAAGTGGCAGATCGTGATTTGGAATTCTTAATGAATGGCTTGCGCTTATATCATGGCGTAGATAAATCATTATTTAGCAAGCGCACAGGTTTGTCTTATGCGCAGATTGAAAATAAAGTAGAAGAATTAGTCAAACAAGGTTTGCTCGAAGCTAGTGAAAAACTCAAAACAACCACACAAGGCCAGTTGTTTTTGAATGAGCTTTTGGAAAAGTTTTTATAA
- a CDS encoding PA4642 family protein, translated as MSLKKDKQKVFGGDFTEESMRFFLESKSYDGTDVDYINILKAYQHMTPEIFAQFVEFFKEEGHNVNAKNLEGESALAVIASHEPGKPYAEALKAAGAE; from the coding sequence ATGTCATTAAAGAAAGATAAACAAAAAGTATTTGGTGGTGATTTTACCGAAGAGAGTATGCGCTTTTTTTTAGAAAGCAAAAGCTATGACGGTACAGATGTTGATTACATCAATATTCTAAAAGCGTACCAGCACATGACGCCAGAAATTTTTGCACAGTTTGTTGAGTTCTTTAAAGAAGAAGGTCATAACGTTAATGCAAAAAACCTTGAAGGTGAAAGTGCGTTAGCGGTAATTGCGTCTCATGAGCCGGGTAAGCCGTATGCTGAAGCATTAAAAGCAGCGGGTGCTGAGTAA
- the trmB gene encoding tRNA (guanosine(46)-N7)-methyltransferase TrmB, translating into MTDKHNPESIEATEKDEHGTPKDVAFAKRIKSFVVRAGRMTELQRETYARHMSEKGLTLDMGMLDYAAVFGNDNPVVLEIGFGMGKSLVEMCQANPELNYIGIEVHTPGVAKLLRDAEDFGVENLRVFEWDAIEVLEQCIPDASLQTMQLYFPDPWHKKRHNKRRIVQPKFAQDIRKKLKVGGTFHMATDWEPYAEHMLEVMEVAEGYENTAGKGNYHPRPDFRPLTKFENRGEKLGHGVWDLIYARTV; encoded by the coding sequence ATGACAGATAAACACAATCCAGAGTCCATAGAGGCCACGGAAAAAGACGAACACGGCACACCAAAAGATGTGGCGTTTGCTAAGCGCATTAAAAGCTTTGTGGTGCGCGCTGGTCGTATGACCGAGTTACAACGTGAAACCTATGCACGCCATATGTCAGAAAAAGGTCTAACCCTTGATATGGGCATGCTGGATTATGCGGCGGTATTTGGTAATGATAATCCTGTCGTGCTTGAGATCGGCTTTGGCATGGGCAAAAGCTTGGTTGAGATGTGTCAGGCCAACCCAGAATTAAATTACATTGGCATTGAAGTACACACCCCGGGTGTGGCTAAACTGTTGCGTGATGCAGAAGACTTTGGTGTTGAAAACTTGCGGGTTTTTGAATGGGATGCCATTGAAGTATTAGAGCAATGTATTCCGGATGCATCTTTGCAAACCATGCAATTGTACTTCCCCGATCCTTGGCATAAAAAGCGTCATAATAAGCGTCGTATTGTACAGCCAAAATTTGCACAAGATATTCGTAAAAAGTTAAAGGTCGGTGGCACCTTTCATATGGCAACCGATTGGGAGCCATACGCTGAGCACATGCTTGAAGTGATGGAAGTAGCAGAAGGTTATGAAAATACAGCGGGCAAAGGCAATTACCATCCCCGTCCTGATTTTAGACCGCTGACCAAATTTGAAAATCGTGGTGAAAAGCTGGGCCACGGTGTATGGGATTTAATTTACGCCCGTACCGTATAA
- a CDS encoding DUF423 domain-containing protein — protein sequence MAIGAFAAHALKGLLPSYALLWVDTGVKYQMLHGGVLLIIAFALKQWPHWQGLKWAALSFLLGILLFSGSLYIMAATQIKALGMITPIGGVALLVGWLCLLIAAFKQPE from the coding sequence GTGGCCATCGGCGCGTTTGCTGCCCATGCTCTTAAAGGTCTGCTACCCAGCTACGCATTATTATGGGTAGACACAGGGGTGAAATATCAAATGCTCCACGGAGGCGTGCTCTTAATCATCGCATTTGCATTAAAGCAATGGCCCCATTGGCAGGGTCTAAAATGGGCGGCATTGAGTTTTCTGCTTGGTATCCTACTGTTTAGCGGCAGTTTATATATAATGGCGGCCACCCAGATTAAAGCCTTGGGCATGATCACCCCGATTGGTGGCGTGGCCCTATTAGTTGGCTGGCTGTGTTTGCTGATTGCGGCATTCAAACAGCCTGAATGA
- the rpoH gene encoding RNA polymerase sigma factor RpoH has protein sequence MNTSLMAQNIASLTPGRDLDGYLNAIGGIAVLTADEEKELAERLYYEEDLDAARHLVVSHLRFVVHIAKSYSGYGLNQSDLIQEGNVGLMKAVKRFNPEVGVRLVSFAVHWIKAEIHEFILKNWRIVKVATTKAQRKLFFNLRSAKKKMGWLNESEAQTIADDLGVSLREVKEMEGRLTSHDTAFDSPVADDDEAAYQAPVNYIEDHSFDPAVMVENANYEQDSTARLQDAMLELDDRSKDILMRRWLHEEKATLHELADEYGVSAERIRQLEKNAMNKVKGLIEADA, from the coding sequence ATGAACACAAGCTTGATGGCCCAAAACATCGCTAGTCTTACTCCAGGTCGTGACCTCGATGGCTACTTGAATGCGATCGGCGGCATTGCTGTGTTGACCGCAGACGAAGAAAAAGAGCTAGCGGAACGCTTATATTACGAAGAAGATTTAGATGCAGCCCGTCACTTGGTTGTATCGCACCTGCGCTTTGTTGTGCACATTGCTAAAAGCTACAGTGGTTATGGCTTAAATCAGTCTGACCTGATTCAAGAAGGCAATGTGGGCTTAATGAAGGCGGTAAAACGCTTTAACCCAGAAGTGGGCGTACGCCTTGTGAGCTTTGCCGTTCACTGGATTAAAGCCGAAATACACGAATTTATCCTTAAAAACTGGCGCATCGTAAAAGTGGCCACCACTAAAGCGCAACGTAAGTTGTTCTTTAATTTACGCAGCGCCAAAAAGAAAATGGGTTGGTTAAACGAATCAGAAGCACAAACCATTGCGGATGATTTAGGGGTATCCCTAAGAGAAGTGAAAGAAATGGAAGGCCGTTTGACCTCCCACGACACCGCTTTTGATAGCCCAGTGGCAGATGATGATGAAGCCGCTTACCAAGCACCGGTTAACTACATTGAAGATCACAGCTTTGATCCAGCTGTTATGGTTGAAAATGCCAACTATGAGCAAGACAGCACTGCACGTTTGCAAGACGCTATGTTAGAACTGGACGACCGCAGCAAAGACATTTTGATGCGCCGTTGGTTACATGAAGAAAAAGCGACCTTGCATGAGTTAGCAGATGAATATGGTGTATCTGCTGAGCGTATTCGCCAGTTAGAGAAAAATGCCATGAATAAGGTGAAAGGTTTAATTGAAGCAGATGCTTAA
- the ftsX gene encoding permease-like cell division protein FtsX, with translation MAKPSAKPANQQSRVTIKSQGSAYFQHHKLMAVDSLKRLLAAPASSLMTWLVLAIALSLPMTLYVSLENVKQLSRNWDQTSQISVYLKKGVLDRFADDMTQDIASWPEVSSAVYIAPDQALKEFSASTGLSDVIFGLGDNPLPGVISVIPRLANQDETTLEQLQLKLEQQRHVDSVQLDLLWVKRLYQFMELGQRLVWALAALLGLAVLLIIGNTIRLSIESRRDEIRVVKLVGGTDAFVRRPFLYTGLWFGLGGGIIAWLLLSMGLFWLSGPVEQLISLYGSDFTLKGLGFVDSFLLILDGVVLGWLGAWLAVSRHLSSIEP, from the coding sequence GTGGCTAAACCTTCAGCAAAGCCTGCAAACCAACAAAGCCGCGTCACCATCAAAAGCCAAGGCTCGGCTTATTTTCAGCACCATAAACTCATGGCGGTGGATAGCCTGAAGCGGTTACTCGCCGCCCCAGCCTCTAGCCTAATGACTTGGTTAGTACTTGCTATCGCTTTGTCGTTACCCATGACACTTTATGTTTCGTTAGAAAATGTGAAGCAATTGAGCCGCAATTGGGATCAAACTAGCCAAATCAGCGTGTACCTTAAAAAGGGCGTATTAGATCGGTTTGCCGATGATATGACCCAAGATATTGCCAGTTGGCCCGAAGTCAGCAGTGCAGTTTATATTGCACCGGATCAAGCCCTTAAAGAATTCAGTGCCAGCACAGGCCTAAGTGATGTGATATTTGGCCTTGGGGATAACCCGTTGCCAGGTGTGATCAGTGTGATACCAAGGCTTGCCAATCAAGATGAAACCACCCTAGAGCAGTTACAGTTAAAACTAGAGCAGCAGCGCCATGTGGATTCTGTACAGCTTGATTTATTGTGGGTTAAGCGCCTTTATCAGTTTATGGAGCTGGGACAGCGCCTTGTTTGGGCTTTAGCAGCGCTATTGGGGTTGGCAGTATTGCTGATTATTGGCAATACCATTCGTTTATCTATAGAAAGCCGCCGCGATGAAATACGCGTGGTCAAACTGGTGGGCGGGACAGATGCCTTTGTACGCCGGCCGTTTTTATACACAGGCCTGTGGTTTGGTTTGGGTGGCGGGATAATTGCTTGGTTACTGCTAAGCATGGGGCTTTTTTGGCTCTCTGGTCCAGTTGAGCAATTAATTAGCCTATATGGCAGTGATTTTACCCTCAAAGGTTTAGGGTTTGTGGATAGCTTTTTGCTGATTCTTGACGGTGTTGTGCTGGGCTGGTTGGGAGCATGGCTGGCGGTTTCGCGGCATTTAAGCAGCATTGAGCCCTGA
- the ftsE gene encoding cell division ATP-binding protein FtsE, producing the protein MAHVLFDRVSKSYPGGHQALTDLSFELAQGEMAFLTGHSGAGKSTLLKLIMLMEKASKGEVLVDGVNLARVSNSQIPYHRRRVGVVFQNHQLLFDRSVFENVALPLRISGYTSRDLERRVRAALDKVGLLSKEKQNPIELSGGEQQRVGIARAVVNKPSLILADEPTGNLDPKLSNEIMGLFEQFNGVGVSVLVASHDLPLINRMGYRVIGLNNGRYAGERAAGAGSGGERG; encoded by the coding sequence GTGGCACACGTTCTTTTTGATCGAGTCAGTAAAAGTTATCCCGGAGGCCATCAGGCCCTAACGGATCTAAGCTTTGAGCTTGCCCAAGGGGAGATGGCTTTTTTAACCGGCCACTCTGGTGCGGGTAAATCCACCCTGCTTAAACTGATCATGTTGATGGAAAAAGCCAGCAAGGGCGAAGTGCTTGTGGATGGCGTTAACCTTGCTCGTGTTTCTAATAGTCAAATTCCTTATCACCGCCGCCGTGTGGGTGTGGTGTTTCAAAACCATCAATTATTATTTGATCGCAGCGTGTTCGAAAACGTCGCATTACCTTTGCGTATCAGTGGCTATACCAGTCGTGATCTTGAGCGTCGTGTGCGGGCTGCGTTAGATAAAGTTGGCCTGCTGAGTAAAGAAAAACAAAACCCCATTGAACTCAGTGGCGGTGAGCAACAACGTGTGGGCATTGCCCGTGCCGTTGTGAACAAACCTAGCTTAATTCTGGCCGATGAGCCCACCGGTAACCTTGATCCTAAGCTGTCTAACGAGATCATGGGTTTGTTTGAGCAGTTCAATGGTGTAGGTGTCAGTGTCTTAGTGGCCAGCCATGATTTACCCTTGATCAACCGCATGGGTTATCGCGTGATTGGTTTGAATAATGGCCGTTATGCGGGTGAGCGCGCAGCCGGTGCCGGCTCAGGAGGTGAGCGTGGCTAA